The Pseudomonas sp. SCB32 DNA window TACAGGGTAGGGCTCCTCACGTGGTGCCCATATCAGACAGCCTGCGTCCTGCGCTTCCTTAGCAATGCGGTCCACTTCCGCGTGGCTATCGACGGCAAAGCCGAAGTGACTGTAGTCGTCGCTGGCCAGGTGGCGCGCCTCGCCGCCGGGCATGATGACGAAGATGAAGCTGTGCTCCTTGCCCGGCTCGGCCATCCAGACAATCCGCGAGCCCTTGCCTTCGCGTTGGTGGATCACGCGCATGCCGCAGAAGCGTTTGTAGAAGGCAATGCAGGCATCCAGATCGGGAACATGCAGGGCCACATGAGTCAGGCTCGGTCGCATGGGAAGACCTCCTTCGGTTCCGGGCAGGATAGGTCAGGGCGTATAAGATATGCTGCCTGGCATTTCCACGCGGAGAATCATGATGTCTTTCGATTTTGACCTGTTCGTCATCGGCGCCGGTTCCGGCGGTGTGCGCGCTGCGCGTTTTGCGGCGGGCTTCGGTGCGCGGGTCGGCGTCGCGGAGAGCCGCTACCTGGGCGGCACCTGCGTCAACGTCGGCTGCGTGCCCAAGAAGCTGCTGGTCTATGGCGCTCACTTCCATGAAGACTTCGAGCAGGCCGCGGGCTTCGGCTGGACGGCCGAGGGCACGAAATTCGACTGGTCGACCCTGATCGCCAACAAGAATCGCGAGATACATCGCCTCAATGGCATTTATCGCAACCTCCTGGTCAACAGCGGTGTAACGCTGCTGGAAGGCCATGCGCAACTGCGCGATGCGCACACCATTGAAGTCGACGGCCAGCGCTTCACGGCCAAGCATATCCTGATCGCCACCGGTGGCTGGCCGCAGCTGCCGGATATCCCTGGCAAGGAGCACGCCATCACCTCCAACGAGGCGTTCTTCCTCGAGCAGTTGCCGCGTCGCGTGCTGGTGGTGGGCGGTGGCTACATCTCCGTCGAGTTCGCCTCGATCTTCCACGGCCTGGGCGCGCAGACGACCTTGCTGTATCGCCGTGACCTGTTCCTACGTGGCTTCGACCGCAGTGTGCGCGAGCACCTGCGCGATGAGCTGACCAAGAAGGGCCTCGATCTGCAGTTCAACGCCGATATCGCCCGGATCGACAAGCAGGCCGACGGCACACTGCTGGCCACCCTCAAGGATGGCCGTGTGCTGGAGGCCGATTGCGTGTTCTACGCCACCGGACGCCGGCCGATGCTGGACAACCTCGGGCTGGAGAACGTCTCGGTCGAGCTGGATGAGGGTGGCTTCATCAAGGTCGACGAGGCCTACCGCACCAGCGAACCTTCCATCCACGCCATTGGCGACGTGATCGGCAGGGTGCAGCTGACCCCGGTCGCGCTGGCCGAGGGCATGGCGGTGGCGCGGCATCTGTTCCGTCCGGAAGAGTACCGTCCGGTGGACTACAAGCTGATCCCGACTGCCGTATTCAGCCTGCCCACCATCGGCACCGTCGGGCTGACCGAGGACGAGGCGCGCGCTGCCGGCCACAAGGTGAAGCTCTTCGAGAGCCGCTTCCGTCCGATGAAGCTGACCCTGACCGAATGCCAGGAACGGACCCTGATGAAGCTGATCGTCGACGCCGACAGCGACAAGGTCCTGGGTTGCCATATGGTCGGCCCGGAAGCCGGGGAGATTCTCCAGGGTATCGCCATCGCGCTGAAGGCGGGGGCGACCAAGCGCATCTTCGACGAAACCATCGGCATCCACCCCACGGCGGCCGAGGAATTCGTCACGCTGCGTACGCCGGTCGGCGCCTGATCGCAGGGTCTCGACCGCAAGGCCCCGCTCCCAGGGGCCGAGACAAAAAAGCCGGTGCACTGCACCGGCTTTTTCGTGGGTGGCTATCCGTCCTGAGCCAACCTCTTAGTTGGCGCGCTCCAGCCGGCTGTGGGGCGCTTCCTGGCGCTTGGCGTAGCGCTGGGCGAGCACTGCGCAGACCATCAGCTGGATCTGGTGGAACAGCATCAGCGGCAACAGGATCACGCCGACGCTGCTGCTGGCGAACAGCACCGAGGCCATGGGAACGCCGGTCGCCAGGCTCTTCTTCGAGCCGCAGAAGACGATGGTGATGCGGTCCTCCAGGGAGAACCCGAGGTAGCGGCCGAGCAGGTTGGTGGCGACCAGCGCCAGGGCCAGCAGCACGCAGCAGGCGACCACCAGGCCGGCCAGCGCGGGCAGTGGAACCTGGTGCCAGAGGCCCTCGATCACCGCGGCGCTGAAGGCGGTGTAGACCACCAGCAGGATCGAGCCCTGGTCGACGTAGCGCAGCACGGGCTTGTGGCGCTCGACCCAGGCGCCGATCCAGGGGCGCAGCAGCTGGCCGGCCATGAAGGGCACCAGCAGTTGCAGGGTGATCTTGCCGATGGCGTCGAGGGTCGACATGCCGGTCTCGCCCTGGGCGCCGAGCAGCAGTTGCACCAGCAGCGGGGTGACGAACACCCCCAGCAGGCTGGAGGCGGAGGCGCTGCAGATCGCCGCCGGGATGTTGCCGCGCGCCAGCGAGGTGAAGGCGATCGCCGACTGCACGGTGGCGGGCAGGGCGCACAGGTAGAGCATGCCCAGGTACAGGTCCGGGGTGACCAGCGGCGACAGCAGCGGCTTGAGCGCCATGCCCAGGACCGGGAAGAGAATGAAGGTGCAGGCGAATATCAGCAGGTGCAG harbors:
- a CDS encoding VOC family protein encodes the protein MRPSLTHVALHVPDLDACIAFYKRFCGMRVIHQREGKGSRIVWMAEPGKEHSFIFVIMPGGEARHLASDDYSHFGFAVDSHAEVDRIAKEAQDAGCLIWAPREEPYPVGYYCGIRDPGGNYVEFSYGQPLGPGSEEMPIP
- the gorA gene encoding glutathione-disulfide reductase, which produces MSFDFDLFVIGAGSGGVRAARFAAGFGARVGVAESRYLGGTCVNVGCVPKKLLVYGAHFHEDFEQAAGFGWTAEGTKFDWSTLIANKNREIHRLNGIYRNLLVNSGVTLLEGHAQLRDAHTIEVDGQRFTAKHILIATGGWPQLPDIPGKEHAITSNEAFFLEQLPRRVLVVGGGYISVEFASIFHGLGAQTTLLYRRDLFLRGFDRSVREHLRDELTKKGLDLQFNADIARIDKQADGTLLATLKDGRVLEADCVFYATGRRPMLDNLGLENVSVELDEGGFIKVDEAYRTSEPSIHAIGDVIGRVQLTPVALAEGMAVARHLFRPEEYRPVDYKLIPTAVFSLPTIGTVGLTEDEARAAGHKVKLFESRFRPMKLTLTECQERTLMKLIVDADSDKVLGCHMVGPEAGEILQGIAIALKAGATKRIFDETIGIHPTAAEEFVTLRTPVGA
- a CDS encoding bile acid:sodium symporter family protein, coding for MARPRLLPDNFTLALIATVTVASLLPCEGTAAVIFGWITNLGIALLFFLHGAKLSRQAIIAGATHWRLHLLIFACTFILFPVLGMALKPLLSPLVTPDLYLGMLYLCALPATVQSAIAFTSLARGNIPAAICSASASSLLGVFVTPLLVQLLLGAQGETGMSTLDAIGKITLQLLVPFMAGQLLRPWIGAWVERHKPVLRYVDQGSILLVVYTAFSAAVIEGLWHQVPLPALAGLVVACCVLLALALVATNLLGRYLGFSLEDRITIVFCGSKKSLATGVPMASVLFASSSVGVILLPLMLFHQIQLMVCAVLAQRYAKRQEAPHSRLERAN